One Janthinobacterium sp. TB1-E2 genomic region harbors:
- a CDS encoding IPT/TIG domain-containing protein, translated as MKNHLLVALFVVLGLSACGGGGGGGGDTVVATTSGTPVLVPAVTAVSAANVAVGGSLVVTGTNLSRVTAFQVGGVNVAASASSDSSVTLAMPGVPVTGALSLVSASGTATTSYNVNVYLPLSVSSVAPATGGVGSSVTIAGGGMGAVTAVQFGNGAAATPQSQTAGSVTVVVPAGAATGALTVRGPYNDVASSDTYTVLANVAVTSIASAVNGATLSVTLQGSNLDQVSSATVGSTPAAIVSASASQLVLSAPASATGSVMLSAASRIAVNAGTVSAFTLGSIDFAQVLNLNASDAALRLTRGKPAAVRVSVLATQTGQASPAVTLNATAANGSNLGSITMSGPSVLPTSKSDYSFNGNFSAILPSGWVLPGVRVRVTAVGNDGVQVSQEAAPVVASLARIRLVLVPLSTDDGVAQLPDAEVIRAALLRVYPYAAENISITTRAALSMPGSSTADSWWSDTLGKLENQRALEDRGAYYYGFVPKMSSTRAAGLAYINQRSSGNDFTSAIGLDARFNSIASVDPFGNQWPEWLTTLVHELGHNHSLQHVACGGPSGAAADYPYANGDLGPQPLYNSSYAGSIGQLSKAVYGSTPMKDVMSYCSGAWFSDYSYVRVQQFLEKRSTQVTGSNVVAASMSVAENGYLTISGRITPSGVGLRPAVASSVRIGAAASGSGHAYTLRVLTALGQTIDLPFDAVSVADHGGNAMSHFRVSFANPGDISDVQVLANGKALAKLERPARRSKVAANDATFDAVQSGGKLALVWNAEAEPYAAVLHVAADGRKTVVASDLTGGKASVDVSALPAGGRFEVSLSSSVGARLMKVQRR; from the coding sequence ATGAAAAACCATCTGCTTGTAGCATTGTTTGTCGTGCTGGGCCTGTCCGCTTGCGGCGGAGGCGGCGGTGGCGGTGGTGACACGGTGGTGGCGACCACCTCGGGTACGCCAGTGCTGGTTCCTGCCGTGACGGCCGTCTCGGCGGCGAATGTCGCCGTGGGTGGCAGCTTGGTGGTGACGGGCACGAATCTGAGCCGCGTGACGGCTTTTCAGGTGGGCGGCGTGAACGTTGCCGCCAGCGCCAGCAGCGACAGCAGCGTAACCCTGGCCATGCCGGGCGTGCCCGTTACGGGCGCCTTGAGCCTGGTCAGCGCCAGCGGCACGGCGACCACCAGCTATAACGTGAACGTGTACCTGCCGCTGAGCGTGAGCAGTGTCGCACCGGCAACGGGCGGCGTCGGTTCCAGCGTGACGATCGCGGGCGGCGGCATGGGCGCCGTGACGGCGGTGCAGTTCGGCAATGGCGCGGCGGCAACGCCGCAAAGCCAGACGGCCGGCAGCGTGACGGTGGTGGTGCCTGCGGGCGCGGCGACAGGTGCGCTGACGGTGCGCGGTCCCTACAACGATGTGGCCAGCAGCGACACGTATACAGTCTTGGCAAACGTGGCAGTGACGTCGATCGCGTCGGCCGTCAACGGCGCGACCTTGTCGGTGACGCTGCAGGGCAGCAATCTCGACCAGGTCAGTTCGGCCACGGTGGGCAGTACGCCAGCCGCCATCGTCAGCGCCAGTGCCAGCCAGCTGGTGCTGTCCGCGCCAGCGTCGGCAACGGGCAGCGTGATGCTGTCGGCCGCTTCGCGCATCGCCGTGAATGCGGGCACGGTGTCGGCCTTTACCTTGGGCAGCATTGATTTCGCGCAGGTACTGAATTTGAATGCCAGCGATGCAGCCTTGCGCCTGACGCGCGGCAAGCCGGCCGCCGTGCGCGTGTCCGTGCTGGCCACGCAAACAGGCCAGGCCAGCCCGGCCGTGACCTTGAATGCTACGGCTGCCAATGGCAGCAACCTGGGCAGCATCACCATGAGCGGCCCGTCGGTCTTGCCGACGTCGAAAAGCGATTACAGTTTCAACGGCAATTTCAGCGCCATCCTGCCGTCCGGCTGGGTTCTGCCTGGCGTGCGCGTGCGCGTGACGGCCGTGGGCAATGACGGCGTGCAAGTGAGTCAGGAAGCGGCGCCCGTGGTGGCCAGCCTGGCCAGGATCCGTCTGGTGCTGGTACCGTTGAGCACCGATGATGGCGTGGCGCAACTGCCTGACGCCGAGGTGATCCGTGCCGCGCTGCTGCGCGTGTATCCGTATGCGGCGGAAAATATCAGCATCACCACGCGCGCGGCGCTGAGCATGCCTGGCAGCAGCACGGCCGACAGCTGGTGGAGCGATACCCTGGGCAAGCTGGAAAACCAGCGCGCACTGGAAGACCGCGGCGCCTATTATTATGGTTTCGTGCCGAAAATGTCCTCCACGCGCGCCGCCGGCCTGGCCTACATCAACCAGCGCAGCAGCGGCAACGACTTCACGTCGGCCATCGGCCTGGACGCCAGGTTCAACAGCATTGCCTCCGTCGATCCATTCGGCAATCAATGGCCTGAATGGCTGACTACGCTGGTGCATGAGCTGGGTCACAACCACTCGTTGCAGCACGTTGCCTGTGGCGGTCCGTCCGGCGCCGCTGCCGACTACCCGTATGCGAATGGCGATCTGGGTCCGCAACCGCTGTACAACAGCAGCTATGCGGGCAGCATTGGCCAGTTGAGCAAAGCAGTCTATGGCAGCACGCCGATGAAAGACGTGATGAGCTATTGCAGCGGCGCCTGGTTCTCCGACTACAGCTATGTGCGCGTACAGCAATTCCTGGAGAAGCGCAGCACGCAGGTTACTGGCAGCAATGTGGTGGCCGCCAGCATGTCCGTGGCCGAGAATGGCTATCTGACGATTTCCGGCCGTATCACGCCATCTGGCGTGGGGCTGCGTCCCGCCGTTGCCTCGTCGGTGCGCATCGGCGCAGCGGCCAGCGGCAGCGGCCATGCTTATACCTTGCGCGTGCTGACGGCGTTGGGACAGACTATCGACTTGCCCTTCGATGCCGTCTCCGTGGCCGACCATGGCGGCAACGCCATGAGCCATTTCCGCGTCAGCTTCGCCAACCCGGGCGACATCAGCGACGTGCAAGTGCTGGCAAATGGCAAGGCTTTGGCCAAGTTGGAGCGCCCGGCGCGCCGCAGCAAGGTCGCCGCCAACGATGCCACGTTCGATGCGGTACAAAGCGGCGGCAAGCTGGCGCTGGTCTGGAATGCCGAGGCGGAACCGTACGCCGCCGTGCTGCACGTCGCCGCCGATGGCCGCAAGACGGTGGTCGCCAGTGACTTGACCGGTGGCAAAGCCAGCGTCGACGTCAGCGCCTTGCCGGCCGGTGGCCGCTTCGAGGTCAGCCTGTCGTCGTCCGTGGGCGCACGCCTGATGAAGGTGCAGCGCCGCTAA
- a CDS encoding LysR family transcriptional regulator, with translation MDQLTALRALRRVVELGSFTAAGAALGISHSIVSRQVRQLESQLGAQLLNRTTRRFALTAAGQEYYLASRDILDALDAADRAVAMHQAQPSGSLRINAPMAFGTLELAAWLPDFSRQYPHIHIDLVCNDRIVDLIDDGFDVALRLARGLPDSTLVARQLASSRTVAVASPAYLARHGHPATPQDLVQHNCLMYTSGEKPAEWSFTDGDGAAHKVAVRGSLQANTSVALREAAVGGMGIAAAAGFIVRDALRSGQLVEVLPGYTLRPRTLYALYPHSRQLSPKVRAFIDFAVQHYQNRRWD, from the coding sequence ATGGACCAGCTGACCGCCCTGCGCGCCCTGCGCCGCGTCGTGGAACTGGGCAGCTTCACGGCCGCCGGCGCCGCGCTGGGCATTTCCCACTCCATCGTCTCGCGCCAGGTGCGCCAGCTGGAAAGCCAGCTGGGCGCCCAGTTACTCAACCGCACCACGCGCCGCTTCGCCCTGACGGCCGCTGGCCAGGAATACTACCTGGCCAGCCGCGATATCCTCGACGCCCTTGACGCGGCCGACCGCGCCGTCGCCATGCACCAGGCGCAACCGTCCGGCAGCTTGCGCATCAATGCGCCGATGGCTTTCGGCACCCTGGAACTGGCTGCCTGGCTGCCCGATTTCAGCCGCCAATATCCGCACATCCACATCGATCTCGTCTGCAATGACCGCATCGTCGACCTGATCGACGATGGCTTCGACGTGGCGCTGCGCCTGGCGCGCGGCTTGCCCGACTCCACCCTGGTGGCGCGCCAGCTGGCCAGCAGCCGCACGGTGGCCGTCGCCTCGCCCGCCTACCTGGCCCGCCATGGCCATCCGGCCACGCCGCAAGACCTGGTCCAGCACAATTGCCTGATGTACACCTCTGGCGAGAAGCCGGCGGAGTGGTCGTTCACCGATGGTGACGGCGCCGCCCACAAGGTGGCCGTACGCGGCAGCCTGCAAGCCAATACGAGCGTGGCCCTGCGTGAAGCGGCCGTGGGCGGCATGGGGATTGCCGCCGCGGCCGGCTTCATCGTGCGCGATGCGCTGCGCAGCGGCCAGCTGGTGGAAGTCTTGCCCGGCTACACCTTGCGTCCACGCACCTTGTACGCGCTGTATCCGCACAGCAGACAGTTGTCGCCGAAGGTCAGGGCCTTCATCGATTTCGCCGTGCAACACTATCAAAATCGCCGCTGGGATTGA
- a CDS encoding 4-oxalocrotonate tautomerase family protein, with the protein MPILNLRLSTPPKAGQSAAIAATLSQLTAQLLHKAPELTSVAISHLDAAHWFVGGPSLQAQGKASFFLDILISDETNTAAEKAAYIAAVFAAMHEYLGALHDVSYIHVHDARQAAWGYGGLTQQFRAVRKALQQQA; encoded by the coding sequence ATGCCCATCCTGAACCTGCGTTTATCCACGCCACCCAAGGCGGGCCAGTCGGCCGCCATCGCCGCCACCCTGAGTCAATTGACGGCGCAACTGTTGCACAAGGCGCCCGAGCTGACGTCGGTGGCGATCAGCCATCTTGACGCAGCGCACTGGTTTGTCGGCGGGCCCTCGTTGCAAGCGCAAGGCAAGGCCAGCTTTTTCCTCGATATCCTGATCAGCGATGAAACGAATACGGCGGCGGAAAAGGCCGCGTATATCGCCGCCGTGTTTGCCGCCATGCACGAGTATCTCGGCGCCTTGCACGACGTCAGCTACATCCATGTGCACGATGCGCGCCAGGCGGCCTGGGGCTACGGCGGCTTGACGCAGCAGTTCCGCGCCGTGCGCAAGGCGCTGCAGCAGCAGGCCTGA